A window from Plectropomus leopardus isolate mb chromosome 21, YSFRI_Pleo_2.0, whole genome shotgun sequence encodes these proteins:
- the zgc:111976 gene encoding mediator of RNA polymerase II transcription subunit 1 isoform X3, producing the protein MKARMTVETLGEVSWSETDFQEPAMKTKISELHLKFAEKTWNETFQLVRRCMEKPKDESKPCKPLLRSLERLQEVFKVSSMNTMRSRLEMIAKQQGMGFHITDATCYLTADLFYLEVVLLPCGGVQEVKVAQHGGSPAPSESFLQLLRSKHFAEFSMKLAGLFTQYNIPGDNENKIKLFASLQYLGKDLQQISQLPGVPKDSDPQVDVINNGRIGCLIAGKEDCPLMIQFYISPTDGIKTSDLQMIDAETVVQAAQVTVGVSAVTQKLQMASVIPQPPQLDPHGSPVFLPLNEVPHESLSACFLLKLQPSIPMMSSFVNKLSQITGVAIPDVDLQWAPLPQLLMRRSSANSHGETLHEQDTIFTLRLPGGAMHSYIVSRAAWVVPPQRATVVDNVPFTHPAHVPALLELLRHQCAINTLLRSCVTSQCTGTVSGCDLHFEVLPESETSFSVTFLRPDTDSLAVLLVNIPNSHQISCTLFGAGMGNPSMDEYLSTVMRRFMSIPLTLRMLYSKLEEITSVPLPPSRPATTEAVNDHSAPSTTAVTDTNSALTAHSQSAAVPEDSFTDAGSACYAMSVAKCELLPEINTSPAVNPYPSTPVGVFSHWMTNNGQLTELI; encoded by the exons gaaaaacccAAAGATGAATCCAAACCCTGTAAGCCGCTGCTGAGATCTCTGGAAAGGCTCCAGGAAGTATTTAAAG TGTCCTCTATGAACACCATGAGGTCTCGCCTGGAAATGATCGCCAAACAACAAGG AATGGGCTTTCACATCACTGACGCCACATGCTACCTGACAGCTGATTTGTTCTACCTGGAGGTTGTGCTGCTGCCATGTGGTGGAGTCCAGGAGGTAAAAGTGGCCCAACATGGAGGATCCCCTGCT CCCAGTGAGTCCTTTCTTCAGCTGCTGAG GTCAAAACATTTTGCTGAGTTCTCCATGAAACTGGCAGGCCTCTTCACCCAGTACAACATCCCAGGAGACAA tgaaaacaaaataaaattgtttgcATCTCTGCAATACCTCGGGAAGGACTTGCAGCAAATATCACAACTGCCAGG GGTGCCAAAGGACTCTGACCCCCAAGTGGACGTGATCAACAATGGCAGGATTGGATGTCTGATCGCTGGAAAAGAAG ATTGCCCCCTGATGATCCAGTTCTATATCTCCCCGACTGATGGAATAAAGACCTCAGATTTAC aaatgatcGATGCAGAGACGGTCGTGCAGGCAGCCCAGGTGACTGTAGGTGTCAGCGCCGTGACCCAAAAGCTTCAGATGGCGTCTGTGATCCCACAACCTCCCCAGCTGGATCCCCATGG CTCTCCTGTGTTCCTGCCGTTGAATGAGGTGCCACATGAGTCGCTGTCTGCCTGCTTTCTCCTCAAACTGCAGCCTTCGATCCCAATGATGTCGTCTTTTGTGAACAAGCTCAGTCAAATCACAG GTGTGGCCATACCAGATGTTGACCTGCAGTGGGCACCATTACCCCAGCTTCTGATGAGACGTTCAAGTGCAAACAGCCACGGGGAGACATTACATGAGCAAGATACTATTTTCACATTG CGTCTTCCTGGTGGGGCGATGCACAGTTACATTGTCTCCAGAGCTGCATGGGTGGTGCCTCCCCAGAGAGCGACTGTCGTGGACAACGTTCCCTTCACCCACCCGGCCCACGTCCCGGCCCTGCTGGAGCTGCTTCGACATCAGTGTGCCATCAACACCCTGCTGAGGAGCTGTGTCACTTCTCAGTGTACTGGAACAG TTTCAGGGTGTGACCTGCACTTTGAAGTCCTTCCGGAGTCTGAGACCAGCTTCTCTGTGACCTTCCTCCGACCGGACACTGACTCCCTCGCTGTTT tGCTGGTGAACATACCTAATTCTCATCAGATTTCCTGCACTTTGTTCGGAGCAGGAATGGGAAATCCCTCTATGGATGAATACCTTTCCACTGTCATGAGGAG GTTCATGTCCATTCCTTTGACCTTGAGGATGTTATACAGTAAGCTAGAGGAGATCACCTCTGTCCCACTTCCTCCCAGCCGTCCGGCCACCACAGAGGCCGTAAATGACCACTCGGCTCCCTCAACCACGGCTGTGACTGACACTAACAGCGCCTTGACCGCACACTCCCAGAGTGCAGCTGTGCCAGAGGACAGCTTCACTGATGCTGGTTCGGCCTGCTATGCCATGTCTGTAGCCAAATGTGAGCTCCTTCCTGAAATAAACACGAGTCCTGCTGTCAACCCTTACCCGTCCACTCCTGTGGGTGTGTTTTCACACTGGATGACCAATAACGGCCAACTGACGGAGCTGATCTGA
- the zgc:111976 gene encoding mediator of RNA polymerase II transcription subunit 1 isoform X4 has product MKTKISELHLKFAEKTWNETFQLVRRCMEKPKDESKPCKPLLRSLERLQEVFKVSSMNTMRSRLEMIAKQQGMGFHITDATCYLTADLFYLEVVLLPCGGVQEVKVAQHGGSPAPSESFLQLLRSKHFAEFSMKLAGLFTQYNIPGDNENKIKLFASLQYLGKDLQQISQLPGVPKDSDPQVDVINNGRIGCLIAGKEDCPLMIQFYISPTDGIKTSDLQMIDAETVVQAAQVTVGVSAVTQKLQMASVIPQPPQLDPHGSPVFLPLNEVPHESLSACFLLKLQPSIPMMSSFVNKLSQITGVAIPDVDLQWAPLPQLLMRRSSANSHGETLHEQDTIFTLRLPGGAMHSYIVSRAAWVVPPQRATVVDNVPFTHPAHVPALLELLRHQCAINTLLRSCVTSQCTGTVSGCDLHFEVLPESETSFSVTFLRPDTDSLAVLLVNIPNSHQISCTLFGAGMGNPSMDEYLSTVMRRFMSIPLTLRMLYSKLEEITSVPLPPSRPATTEAVNDHSAPSTTAVTDTNSALTAHSQSAAVPEDSFTDAGSACYAMSVAKCELLPEINTSPAVNPYPSTPVGVFSHWMTNNGQLTELI; this is encoded by the exons gaaaaacccAAAGATGAATCCAAACCCTGTAAGCCGCTGCTGAGATCTCTGGAAAGGCTCCAGGAAGTATTTAAAG TGTCCTCTATGAACACCATGAGGTCTCGCCTGGAAATGATCGCCAAACAACAAGG AATGGGCTTTCACATCACTGACGCCACATGCTACCTGACAGCTGATTTGTTCTACCTGGAGGTTGTGCTGCTGCCATGTGGTGGAGTCCAGGAGGTAAAAGTGGCCCAACATGGAGGATCCCCTGCT CCCAGTGAGTCCTTTCTTCAGCTGCTGAG GTCAAAACATTTTGCTGAGTTCTCCATGAAACTGGCAGGCCTCTTCACCCAGTACAACATCCCAGGAGACAA tgaaaacaaaataaaattgtttgcATCTCTGCAATACCTCGGGAAGGACTTGCAGCAAATATCACAACTGCCAGG GGTGCCAAAGGACTCTGACCCCCAAGTGGACGTGATCAACAATGGCAGGATTGGATGTCTGATCGCTGGAAAAGAAG ATTGCCCCCTGATGATCCAGTTCTATATCTCCCCGACTGATGGAATAAAGACCTCAGATTTAC aaatgatcGATGCAGAGACGGTCGTGCAGGCAGCCCAGGTGACTGTAGGTGTCAGCGCCGTGACCCAAAAGCTTCAGATGGCGTCTGTGATCCCACAACCTCCCCAGCTGGATCCCCATGG CTCTCCTGTGTTCCTGCCGTTGAATGAGGTGCCACATGAGTCGCTGTCTGCCTGCTTTCTCCTCAAACTGCAGCCTTCGATCCCAATGATGTCGTCTTTTGTGAACAAGCTCAGTCAAATCACAG GTGTGGCCATACCAGATGTTGACCTGCAGTGGGCACCATTACCCCAGCTTCTGATGAGACGTTCAAGTGCAAACAGCCACGGGGAGACATTACATGAGCAAGATACTATTTTCACATTG CGTCTTCCTGGTGGGGCGATGCACAGTTACATTGTCTCCAGAGCTGCATGGGTGGTGCCTCCCCAGAGAGCGACTGTCGTGGACAACGTTCCCTTCACCCACCCGGCCCACGTCCCGGCCCTGCTGGAGCTGCTTCGACATCAGTGTGCCATCAACACCCTGCTGAGGAGCTGTGTCACTTCTCAGTGTACTGGAACAG TTTCAGGGTGTGACCTGCACTTTGAAGTCCTTCCGGAGTCTGAGACCAGCTTCTCTGTGACCTTCCTCCGACCGGACACTGACTCCCTCGCTGTTT tGCTGGTGAACATACCTAATTCTCATCAGATTTCCTGCACTTTGTTCGGAGCAGGAATGGGAAATCCCTCTATGGATGAATACCTTTCCACTGTCATGAGGAG GTTCATGTCCATTCCTTTGACCTTGAGGATGTTATACAGTAAGCTAGAGGAGATCACCTCTGTCCCACTTCCTCCCAGCCGTCCGGCCACCACAGAGGCCGTAAATGACCACTCGGCTCCCTCAACCACGGCTGTGACTGACACTAACAGCGCCTTGACCGCACACTCCCAGAGTGCAGCTGTGCCAGAGGACAGCTTCACTGATGCTGGTTCGGCCTGCTATGCCATGTCTGTAGCCAAATGTGAGCTCCTTCCTGAAATAAACACGAGTCCTGCTGTCAACCCTTACCCGTCCACTCCTGTGGGTGTGTTTTCACACTGGATGACCAATAACGGCCAACTGACGGAGCTGATCTGA
- the si:dkey-192l18.9 gene encoding F-box/LRR-repeat protein 7 has translation MGANNGKQYGSEGKGSSSISSDISSSTDHTPTKAPKNVATTEGLDSSTRTLSTPSPGLILPSKSSSLSSPALSSNGHETNSSSSSSAPAETVAVVHSQPGTHTRSRQSKSHHHAPIDLLPDHALLQIFSHLPTNQLCRCARVSRRWYNLAWDPRLWSTVRLTGELLHADRAIRVLTHRLCQDTPNVCLTLETVVVNGCKRLTDRGLHVVAQCCPELRRLEVAGCYNISNDAVFEVVSRCPSLEHLNLSGCSKVTCISLTQEASLQLSPLHGQQISIHYLDMTDCFSLEDEGLRTIASHCPRLTHLYLRRCTRLTDEALRHLALHCPSIKELSLSDCRLVGDFGLREVARLEGCLRYLSVAHCARITDVGMRYVARYCPRLRYLNARGCEGLTDHGLSHLARSCPKLKSLDVGKCPLVSDSGLEQLAMYCQGLRRVSLRACESVTGRGLKALAANCCELQLLNVQDCEVSPEALRFVRRHCRRCVIEHTNPAFY, from the exons ATGGGTGCGAACAATGGAAAACAGTATGGAAGCGAGG GTAAAGGGAGCTCAAGCATCTCCTCTGACATAAGTTCGAGCACAGATCACACACCAACTAAAGCTCCAAAGAATGTGGCTACCACCGAAG GTTTAGACTCGAGCACTCGGACTCTGAGCACCCCCAGTCCCGGTCTTATCCTGCCATCCaagtcctcctccctctcctcaccTGCCCTCTCCAGTAACGGCCATGAGACcaactcctcttcctcctcctccgctcccGCTGAGACCGTCGCCGTGGTCCACTCTCAACCTGGCACCCACACACGCTCCCGCCAGTCGAAAAGCCACCACCACGCGCCCATCGACCTCCTCCCTGACCACGCCCTCCTGCAGATTTTCTCCCATCTTCCCACCAATCAGCTGTGCCGCTGCGCCCGCGTGAGCCGCCGCTGGTACAACCTGGCGTGGGATCCAAGGCTGTGGAGCACAGTGCGGCTAACGGGGGAGCTGCTTCACGCCGATCGTGCCATCAGGGTCCTAACCCATCGGCTGTGCCAGGACACTCCAAACGTGTGTTTGACCCTGGAGACGGTGGTGGTGAACGGCTGCAAAAGGCTCACCGACCGCGGGCTGCACGTGGTGGCTCAGTGCTGCCCGGAGCTGCGACGCCTAGAGGTCGCTGGCTGTTACAACATCTCGAACGACGCTGTGTTTGAGGTGGTTTCCCGCTGCCCAAGCCTGGAGCACCTGAACCtctcag GCTGCTCCAAGGTCACATGCATCAGTCTTACCCAGGAGGCCTCACTCCAGCTGTCCCCCCTGCACGGCCAGCAGATCTCCATCCACTACCTGGACATGACCGATTGTTTCTCCCTCGAGGACGAGGGCTTGCGAACTATCGCCTCCCACTGCCCCCGCCTGACACATCTGTACCTTCGCCGCTGCACTAGACTGACGGACGAAGCCTTGCGCCACCTGGCTCTCCACTGCCCCTCAATAAAGGAGCTGAGTCTCAGTGACTGCCGCTTGGTTGGTGATTTCGGCCTGCGTGAAGTCGCCCGTCTGGAGGGCTGCCTTCGCTACCTGAGCGTGGCCCACTGCGCCCGCATAACAGATGTGGGCATGCGCTACGTGGCCCGCTACTGCCCGAGACTGCGTTACTTAAACGCGAGAGGTTGCGAGGGACTAACAGACCACGGCCTAAGCCACTTGGCGAGGAGCTGCCCCAAACTCAAGTCCCTGGACGTGGGTAAGTGCCCGCTGGTGTCGGACAGTGGGCTGGAGCAGCTGGCCATGTACTGCCAAGGCCTGAGGCGAGTGAGTCTCAGAGCGTGCGAGAGCGTGACGGGCAGAGGACTCAAAGCGCTGGCGGCCAACTGCTGCGAGCTGCAGCTTCTCAACGTGCAGGACTGCGAGGTGTCGCCAGAGGCCCTGCGGTTTGTTCGACGCCACTGCCGGCGATGTGTCATCGAGCACACAAACCCCGCTTTCTACTGA